The Coffea arabica cultivar ET-39 chromosome 3c, Coffea Arabica ET-39 HiFi, whole genome shotgun sequence genome contains a region encoding:
- the LOC113733990 gene encoding zinc finger CCCH domain-containing protein 32-like isoform X1, with the protein MERYSGTQAMEGAATADPVAEWTAPSGETGLEEPMWQLGLGGGPEPYPERPDQADCIYYLRTGLCGYGARCRFNHPRDRTAAMGARATAGEYPERVGQPVCQFYMRTGNCKFGASCKYHHPRQGSGSQTPVNLNFFGYPLRPGEKDCSYYVKTGQCKYGVTCKYHHPQPAGVQMPAPAPGPGPGPLPAPATVPVPAIYPPVQSPSVQSSQQYGVMTGNWPVPRPTILPGSYFPGTYGPMLLPPGMVPLPAWTSYPSPVSLAATASNQPAVGAGHIYGITQLSPSAPAYTGQYLSIPPAAGPSGSSQREHAFPERPGQPECQYYMKYGDCKFGASCRYHHPPELSAQKSNPVLSPMGLPLRPGAAVCSHYIQNGVCKFGPSCKFDHPMGTLSYSPSASSLADMPVAPYPVGSSMGTLAPSSSSSDLRPELISGSSKDAFSSRMSSVSASSGSVGSLFSKSSIVPHSSTQQPGQGTSTSSGSSSTVHGSEVRTSS; encoded by the exons ATGGAGAGGTATAGTGGGACCCAGGCAATGGAGGGGGCGGCTACGGCGGATCCGGTGGCGGAATGGACGGCCCCGAGTGGGGAAACCGGCCTAGAAG AGCCTATGTGGCAATTGGGCCTTGGGGGTGGGCCCGAACCGTACCCGGAAAGGCCCGACCAGGCCGATTGTATCTATTACTTGAGGACTGGTTTATGTGGTTATGGCGCTCGCTGTCGGTTCAATCATCCCCGTGATCGTACCGCG GCGATGGGAGCTAGGGCCACTGCAGGAGAGTATCCGGAGCGAGTGGGTCAGCCTGTGTGCCAG TTCTACATGAGGACTGGAAATTGCAAATTTGGTGCTTCCTGCAAGTATCACCATCCAAGGCAAGGAAGTGGATCTCAAACACCAGTGAATCTTAATTTTTTTGGGTACCCTTTGCGACCG GGTGAAAAGGATTGCTCATATTATGTGAAAACAGGGCAGTGCAAGTATGGTGTCACCTGTAAATATCATCATCCACAGCCAGCTGGTGTTCAAATGCCAGCACCAGCGCCTGGACCTGGACCTGGACCTCTGCCTGCACCAGCAACTGTACCCGTGCCTGCTATTTATCCTCCTGTGCAATCTCCTTCTGTGCAATCATCTCAACAGTATGGTGTAATGACTGGGAACTGGCCAGTTCCAAGGCCTACTATACTTCCAGGTTCATACTTCCCTGGTACATATGGTCCTATGCTGCTTCCCCCAGGAATGGTTCCTCTTCCGGCTTGGACTTCTTACCCA TCACCTGTAAGTCTTGCAGCCACTGCAAGTAATCAACCTGCTGTGGGAGCTGGCCATATTTATGGAATAACTCAGTTGTCTCCTTCAGCTCCAGCATATACAGGACAGTATCTATCCATTCCACCTGCTGCTGGTCCTTCAGGAAGCAGCCAGAGGGAACATGCTTTTCCAGAAAGACCTGGCCAACCTGAGTGCCAGTATTACATGAAATATGGTGACTGTAAGTTTGGGGCTTCTTGTAGATATCATCACCCGCCTGAATTGAGTGCACAGAAGTCAAATCCTGTCCTTAGCCCCATGGGTCTACCTCTACGTCCG GGTGCGGCTGTCTGTTCTCACTATATACAAAATGGAGTATGCAAATTTGGGCCTTCGTGCAAGTTTGATCACCCAATGGGGACTCTAAGCTATAGTCCATCTGCATCTTCTCTTGCTGATATGCCTGTTGCTCCTTATCCAGTTGGATCTTCAATGGGTACTTTGGCTCCATCATCCTCCTCATCGGACTTGAGGCCTGAACTTATTTCTGGATCCAGCAAGGATGCCTTCTCCAGCCGAATGTCTTCTGTGAGCGCTTCCAGTGGTTCTGTTGGTTCATTGTTTTCAAAGAGCAGTATAGTCCCTCATTCAAGCACTCAGCAGCCTGGACAGGGAACCTCTACTTCAAGCGGCAGCAGTAGTACAGTACATGGAAGTGAGGTTCGCACGTCAAGCTGA
- the LOC113733990 gene encoding zinc finger CCCH domain-containing protein 58-like isoform X2 encodes MRTGNCKFGASCKYHHPRQGSGSQTPVNLNFFGYPLRPGEKDCSYYVKTGQCKYGVTCKYHHPQPAGVQMPAPAPGPGPGPLPAPATVPVPAIYPPVQSPSVQSSQQYGVMTGNWPVPRPTILPGSYFPGTYGPMLLPPGMVPLPAWTSYPSPVSLAATASNQPAVGAGHIYGITQLSPSAPAYTGQYLSIPPAAGPSGSSQREHAFPERPGQPECQYYMKYGDCKFGASCRYHHPPELSAQKSNPVLSPMGLPLRPGAAVCSHYIQNGVCKFGPSCKFDHPMGTLSYSPSASSLADMPVAPYPVGSSMGTLAPSSSSSDLRPELISGSSKDAFSSRMSSVSASSGSVGSLFSKSSIVPHSSTQQPGQGTSTSSGSSSTVHGSEVRTSS; translated from the exons ATGAGGACTGGAAATTGCAAATTTGGTGCTTCCTGCAAGTATCACCATCCAAGGCAAGGAAGTGGATCTCAAACACCAGTGAATCTTAATTTTTTTGGGTACCCTTTGCGACCG GGTGAAAAGGATTGCTCATATTATGTGAAAACAGGGCAGTGCAAGTATGGTGTCACCTGTAAATATCATCATCCACAGCCAGCTGGTGTTCAAATGCCAGCACCAGCGCCTGGACCTGGACCTGGACCTCTGCCTGCACCAGCAACTGTACCCGTGCCTGCTATTTATCCTCCTGTGCAATCTCCTTCTGTGCAATCATCTCAACAGTATGGTGTAATGACTGGGAACTGGCCAGTTCCAAGGCCTACTATACTTCCAGGTTCATACTTCCCTGGTACATATGGTCCTATGCTGCTTCCCCCAGGAATGGTTCCTCTTCCGGCTTGGACTTCTTACCCA TCACCTGTAAGTCTTGCAGCCACTGCAAGTAATCAACCTGCTGTGGGAGCTGGCCATATTTATGGAATAACTCAGTTGTCTCCTTCAGCTCCAGCATATACAGGACAGTATCTATCCATTCCACCTGCTGCTGGTCCTTCAGGAAGCAGCCAGAGGGAACATGCTTTTCCAGAAAGACCTGGCCAACCTGAGTGCCAGTATTACATGAAATATGGTGACTGTAAGTTTGGGGCTTCTTGTAGATATCATCACCCGCCTGAATTGAGTGCACAGAAGTCAAATCCTGTCCTTAGCCCCATGGGTCTACCTCTACGTCCG GGTGCGGCTGTCTGTTCTCACTATATACAAAATGGAGTATGCAAATTTGGGCCTTCGTGCAAGTTTGATCACCCAATGGGGACTCTAAGCTATAGTCCATCTGCATCTTCTCTTGCTGATATGCCTGTTGCTCCTTATCCAGTTGGATCTTCAATGGGTACTTTGGCTCCATCATCCTCCTCATCGGACTTGAGGCCTGAACTTATTTCTGGATCCAGCAAGGATGCCTTCTCCAGCCGAATGTCTTCTGTGAGCGCTTCCAGTGGTTCTGTTGGTTCATTGTTTTCAAAGAGCAGTATAGTCCCTCATTCAAGCACTCAGCAGCCTGGACAGGGAACCTCTACTTCAAGCGGCAGCAGTAGTACAGTACATGGAAGTGAGGTTCGCACGTCAAGCTGA
- the LOC113735334 gene encoding ethylene-responsive transcription factor ERF086-like — MSTSKTPEKPFNLYEPILTQTGFTLLQRNTSVSQPSEKRGRRKQAEPGRFLGVRRRPWGRYAAEIRDPTTKERHWLGTFDTAQEAALAYDRAALSMKGTQARTNFVYSDNTNFHSLISPFDLQSVLQPSHLLTKNQNKQHDATKHTSSSSQAREHPISSDNDACSQSSYGSSPSENFFFSSGSETNSGYLDCIVPDNCLKPPSHHKEYSNNSNADQTSVDQSNYSNLRVLENQSHSDADVTNVLPVDSTNPGNFSCYEGLNFGFLENEQSWEMNSCELSAVINNPLMGETGCMEGYDPTVDNTSLESMAAATSSAGFSSVFPPFAFGDVVDSGYPPF, encoded by the coding sequence ATGTCCACCTCCAAAACCCCAGAAAAACCCTTCAATCTCTATGAACCAATCCTTACACAAACAGGATTTACTTTACTACAAAGAAACACTTCTGTTTCCCAACCTAGTGAGAAAAGAGGTCGCAGAAAGCAAGCAGAACCAGGGAGGTTCCTAGGCGTTAGAAGGCGGCCTTGGGGCCGATACGCTGCTGAAATCAGAGATCCTACCACAAAAGAAAGGCACTGGCTTGGTACATTCGATACTGCTCAAGAAGCCGCCCTTGCTTATGATCGAGCAGCACTTTCCATGAAGGGGACTCAAGCAAGAACCAATTTTGTATACTCAGATAACACAAATTTCCATTCTCTTATCAGCCCTTTTGATCTCCAATCCGTACTGCAGCCATCGCACTTGCTGACCAAGAACCAAAATAAACAACATGATGCTACTAAACATACTAGTTCTTCATCTCAGGCCAGAGAGCATCCAATATCATCTGACAATGACGCTTGTTCTCAGTCCTCTTATGGTTCATCCCCTAGTGAGAACTTCTTTTTCTCTAGCGGGAGTGAAACCAACTCAGGCTACTTGGACTGCATAGTTCCTGATAATTGCTTAAAGCCTCCATCTCATCACAAAGAGTACTCAAATAACAGCAACGCTGACCAAACATCAGTTGACCAGAGTAATTACTCAAATTTGAGGGTTTTAGAGAATCAATCACATTCTGATGCTGACGTGACGAATGTTCTTCCTGTGGATTCTACAAACCCTGGAAACTTTTCGTGCTACGAAGGACTTAACTTTGGATTCTTGGAAAACGAGCAGTCATGGGAGATGAATTCTTGTGAACTTTCAGCAGTGATCAACAACCCATTGATGGGTGAAACTGGATGCATGGAGGGGTATGATCCAACCGTGGACAATACAAGTCTCGAGTCAATGGCTGCGGCCACTTCATCAGCTGGCTTCTCCTCTGTATTTCCTCCATTTGCATTTGGTGATGTTGTTGACTCGGGATATCCCCCATTCTAA
- the LOC113734873 gene encoding GTP-binding protein OBGC, chloroplastic-like: MVSPTISSSSAFCFCPQSLARNRPAPKTNISINPKKKTNQNRKLNIKDAPAPSSAVQGGGEATTYTSLPPKDDFSVPLQNNPIREVKLSDLKPPKKQKGFGERLDFDDKSEDENGKFGFDYEKFELYEGGSDSDYESGDDFDDEDDEILVFGDGGDENVFEGMTEKEKGVPAVMRCFDRAKIYVKAGDGGNGVVAFRREKFVPLGGPSGGDGGRGGNVYVEVDGSMNSLLPFRQSVHFRAGRGGHGHGRKQNGAKGEDVVVKVPPGTVVKEAAGKGGVQGDVLLELLQPGQRALLLPGGRGGRGNASFKTGMNKVPKIAENGEKGPEMWLELELKLVADVGIVGAPNAGKSTFLSVISAAQPAVANYPFTTLLPNLGVVSFDYDATMVVADLPGLLEGAHRGFGLGHEFLRHTERCSVLVHMVDGSSEQPEYEFDAVRLELEMFSPELAEKPYVVAFNKMDLPEACENWISFREKLRSCEIEPFCMSAVKSEGTQEVICAAHRLAKEVREVSKEGATGSVNLNHVADMVQKQQTSPINEFEISHDSDSNAWHVTGSGLQRFVQMTNWRYIDSAKRFQHVLEACGVNKSLIRLGVKEGDTVFVGDMELVWHDAPDNAGPSSVRRWAEDSVK, from the exons atggTTTCTCCCACCATATCTTCTAGCAGTGCTTTTTGCTTCTGCCCGCAATCACTAGCAAGAAACAGACCTGCCCCCAAGACAAATATTTCCATAAACCCCAAGAAAAAAACTAATCAAAACAGAAAACTGAACATAAAAGATGCTCCGGCCCCGTCTTCAGCAGTCCAAGGTGGCGGTGAAGCCACCACCTACACTTCCCTTCCTCCTAAAGATGACTTTTCTGTTCCCCTTCAGAACAATCCCATTAGAGAAGTGAAGTTATCTGACTTAAAGCCCCCTAAAAAACAGAAGGGTTTTGGAGAAAGATTGGATTTTGATGATAAAAGTGAGGATGAAAATGGGAAATTTGGGTTTGATTACGAGAAGTTTGAGCTTTATGAGGGGGGTTCTGATTCAGATTACGAAAGTGGTGATGATTTtgatgatgaggatgatgaAATATTGGTTTTTGGAGATGGTGGGGATGAAAATGTGTTTGAAGGAATgacagagaaagaaaaaggggtGCCAGCAGTAATGAGGTGTTTTGATAGGGCGAAAATATATGTAAAAGCAGGGGATGGAGGGAATGGAGTTGTGGCTTTTAGGAGGGAGAAGTTTGTGCCACTTGGGGGTCCTTCTGGCGGGGATGGTGGGAGGGGAGGGAACGTGTATGTAGAAGTGGATGGTTCGATGAATTCTTTATTGCCATTTAGGCAGAGTGTGCATTTTAGGGCAGGAAGGGGAGGGCATGGGCATGGGAGGAAGCAGAATGGAGCAAAGGGTGAGGATGTGGTGGTGAAGGTCCCACCTGGGACAGTTGTTAAGGAGGCTGCTGGGAAAGGTGGAGTGCAAGGGGATGTGCTATTGGAGCTATTGCAGCCAGGGCAGAGGGCATTGTTGTTACCTGGAGGGAGAGGTGGGAGAGGGAATGCATCATTTAAAACTGGGATGAATAAGGTGCCTAAGATTGCAGAGAACGGCGAAAAAGGTCCTGAAAT GTGGTTGGAATTAGAGCTAAAGTTGGTTGCAGATGTTGGAATTGTAGGAGCTCCAAATGCGGGGAAAAGTACATTTCTCAGTGTTATTAGTGCTGCTCAGCCAGCTGTTGCAAACTACCCCTTTACCACTTTGCTTCCAAATCTGGGTGTGGTTTCATTTGATTATGATGCAACAATGGTAGTGGCTGATTTGCCAGGGCTGCTTGAGGGTGCACATCGAGGTTTTGGATTAGGCCATGAATTTCTTCGGCACACTGAAAGATGTTCCGTTCTG GTGCACATGGTTGATGGCTCATCAGAGCAACCAGAGTATGAGTTTGATGCAGTTCGTCTAGAGTTGGAAATGTTTAGTCCTGAACTTGCTGAAAAGCCTTATGTAGTTGCATTTAATAAGATGGATCTTCCAGAAGCATGTGAAAATTGGATATCATTCAGAGAAAAATTACGTTCTTGTGAGATTGAACCTTTTTGTATGAGTGCAGTGAAGAGTGAAGGAACGCAAGAAGTGATATGTGCTGCTCATAGACTTGCTAAGGAAGTAAGAGAAGTCAGTAAAGAAG GTGCAACTGGTTCGGTAAATTTAAACCATGTGGCTGATATGGTGCAAAAGCAGCAAACTTCTCCAATAAATGAATTTGAGATCTCCCATGACAGTGATAGCAATGCATGGCATGTTACAGGATCAGGTTTACAACGCTTTGTCCAAATGACAAACTGGAG ATACATAGATTCTGCGAAAAGGTTTCAACATGTTCTGGAGGCATGTGGTGTGAATAAGTCTCTCATCAGACTTGGTGTGAAGGAAGGTGACACTGTTTTTGTTGGGGAT ATGGAGTTGGTATGGCACGATGCTCCTGACAATGCTGGTCCCTCAAGTGTGAGGAGGTGGGCGGAAGATTCAGTTAAATGA